One Dictyoglomus thermophilum H-6-12 DNA window includes the following coding sequences:
- a CDS encoding AraC family transcriptional regulator — protein sequence MRVRKKELIESDVSHGTPDFPLFVHEDIFVYRNGVVNPHWHNEFEILYMERGIGKFYVDGYEYKLNEGEYLFVNSGSIHSGLEMIKRSIGYAIVFDLRLLYSEEPDYCKHEYFLPLINKRYHIPSNLNDEHIRNDICRIIEVFKEKSYGYELYIKSLLFDIFWRVFKYYAERRNQDGRLGYKIERIKDVLNYINQNYNKNLSLDELSRQVDMSKFYLCRLFKESLRMSPVEYINKVRVDKAMELLINTDMSVSEIAFECGFDNISYFIKVFKKYMHTTPLKFRKQNL from the coding sequence ATGAGAGTAAGAAAGAAAGAATTAATAGAATCGGATGTATCTCACGGAACTCCAGATTTTCCATTATTTGTTCATGAGGACATTTTCGTATATAGAAATGGAGTTGTAAATCCTCATTGGCATAATGAATTTGAGATTTTATATATGGAGAGGGGAATAGGTAAGTTTTATGTAGATGGGTATGAGTACAAATTGAATGAGGGAGAGTATCTTTTTGTAAATTCAGGCTCAATACATTCAGGTTTGGAGATGATTAAAAGGAGCATAGGGTACGCTATCGTGTTTGATTTAAGGCTGCTTTATTCGGAGGAACCTGATTATTGTAAACATGAGTATTTTTTACCTCTTATAAATAAGAGATATCATATTCCTTCAAATCTTAATGATGAACATATAAGAAATGATATTTGTAGAATAATAGAAGTTTTTAAGGAAAAGAGTTATGGATATGAGCTTTATATAAAGAGTCTCTTATTTGACATATTCTGGAGAGTTTTTAAGTATTATGCTGAAAGACGAAATCAAGATGGAAGGCTTGGATATAAGATTGAGAGGATTAAAGATGTTCTTAACTATATAAATCAAAATTACAACAAAAACTTATCTCTTGATGAGCTTAGCAGACAGGTTGATATGAGTAAATTTTATTTGTGTAGACTTTTTAAAGAATCTTTGAGGATGAGTCCAGTGGAGTATATAAATAAAGTGAGAGTTGATAAAGCCATGGAGCTTCTTATAAATACCGATATGAGTGTTTCGGAGATAGCTTTTGAATGCGGATTTGATAATATAAGTTATTTTATAAAGGTTTTTAAAAAATATATGCATACAACTCCCTTAAAATTTAGAAAACAAAATCTTTAA
- a CDS encoding histidine phosphatase family protein: MGEIYLIRHGETDWNKEAKFQGRTDIPLNSKGKNQAELLSKYLAKENFDYIYSSPLKRAIETAIPLSKKLNKEILIRENWIEFNFGEWEGLTVKEVHEKYPIERDLWLYHTEKGKIPKGESFKEAYERLSIEKKYILEHHKDHKIAIFTHGAIIRAALYVFLDLPHLGFGKITISSCSITHFKIKDNRFILVRLNYLYPDEIFSYF, translated from the coding sequence ATGGGTGAAATATACTTAATAAGACATGGAGAAACAGATTGGAATAAAGAGGCTAAATTTCAAGGTAGAACTGATATTCCCCTAAATTCCAAGGGGAAAAACCAAGCCGAATTATTATCAAAATATCTTGCTAAAGAAAATTTTGACTATATATATTCAAGTCCCCTAAAAAGAGCTATTGAAACGGCGATTCCCCTATCTAAAAAGCTAAATAAAGAAATCTTAATTCGAGAAAACTGGATAGAATTTAATTTTGGTGAATGGGAAGGCCTAACTGTAAAAGAAGTACATGAAAAATATCCTATAGAAAGAGATCTATGGCTTTATCATACTGAAAAGGGAAAAATTCCAAAAGGCGAAAGCTTCAAAGAAGCTTACGAAAGGTTATCCATTGAGAAAAAGTATATCTTAGAACATCACAAAGATCATAAAATAGCAATCTTTACCCATGGAGCGATAATAAGAGCAGCACTATACGTCTTTTTAGATCTTCCCCACTTGGGATTTGGAAAGATCACCATAAGTTCATGTTCTATAACTCACTTCAAGATCAAAGATAATAGATTTATACTTGTGAGACTCAATTATCTATATCCTGATGAGATTTTTTCATACTTTTGA
- a CDS encoding Clp protease N-terminal domain-containing protein gives MKTLKFRSESIISSAEELVLSFSSPSMDAEHLLLSIINDKNNGACKILKKIGIDLGRIKAELERELKAQKTNQYDLSPISQKVFKILDYAQSFAKEMGKEIIDAEHLLLGILKESTSFASKLLLDNGVSIEKVLKEIKS, from the coding sequence ATGAAGACTCTTAAATTTAGGTCTGAGTCTATTATTTCAAGTGCTGAAGAATTAGTACTGAGTTTTAGTTCTCCTTCTATGGATGCAGAGCATTTACTTCTTAGTATAATTAACGATAAAAACAATGGGGCATGTAAGATTCTGAAGAAGATTGGAATTGATCTGGGAAGGATAAAAGCAGAATTGGAAAGGGAACTAAAAGCTCAAAAAACTAATCAATATGACCTTTCTCCTATAAGTCAAAAAGTCTTTAAAATTCTTGATTATGCACAGAGTTTTGCAAAAGAAATGGGAAAGGAAATAATTGATGCAGAGCATCTTCTTTTAGGAATACTTAAAGAGAGTACCTCTTTTGCCTCAAAACTACTCCTTGATAACGGTGTAAGCATCGAGAAGGTATTAAAAGAAATAAAAAGTTGA
- a CDS encoding MBL fold metallo-hydrolase, with product MKKIVFIFLILSILYSISLALEINYYGHACIKLSFENQYSIIIDPFSSNYPISSTDADLIISTHEHPDHFNPNFLNKKVEIIVGTKNNGKDWNIINRETKGIKIWNIPVYHDNSKGSQRGKNSIIVIEGDGLKIVHMGDIGHLLNKEELSKLKNVDLLFIPVGGFFTLDIKDVITTIKEISPKVVIPIHYKTEYTKDWPILPLSNFLKEAEKDFKIVSLNTNNIKLSPRDLPNKTEIWILNYK from the coding sequence ATGAAGAAGATAGTTTTTATATTTTTGATTTTAAGTATCCTATACAGCATTAGCTTAGCCTTAGAAATTAACTATTATGGACATGCATGCATAAAATTGTCTTTCGAAAATCAATATTCCATAATAATAGATCCCTTCTCTTCAAACTATCCTATCTCCTCCACTGACGCAGATTTGATAATAAGTACTCATGAGCATCCAGACCATTTTAATCCAAATTTTTTAAACAAAAAAGTTGAGATAATCGTAGGAACTAAAAATAATGGAAAGGACTGGAATATAATAAATAGGGAGACCAAAGGGATCAAAATCTGGAATATTCCTGTATATCATGACAACTCGAAGGGTTCTCAAAGAGGTAAAAACAGTATCATCGTTATAGAAGGAGATGGGTTAAAAATAGTTCATATGGGAGATATAGGGCACCTTCTGAACAAAGAGGAGCTATCAAAACTCAAAAATGTAGACCTCTTATTCATTCCTGTAGGAGGATTTTTTACTTTAGATATAAAAGATGTAATTACGACAATAAAAGAGATAAGCCCTAAAGTAGTAATACCTATACACTATAAAACAGAATATACAAAAGACTGGCCAATACTACCCCTTTCTAATTTCCTGAAAGAAGCAGAAAAAGATTTTAAAATCGTAAGCCTAAACACCAACAACATCAAGCTATCTCCAAGAGATTTACCTAATAAAACAGAGATCTGGATATTAAATTATAAATAG
- the polX gene encoding DNA polymerase/3'-5' exonuclease PolX produces the protein MKNKEVAQILDEIATLLEIKGENKYKIAAYQEAARRIENLPEDIEKLFKQGKLYQIKGIGESIGQKIKEYLTTGKVTYLEELRREIPPEILELLKIPGIGPKLAYRLYTELGIKDIDSLEKAAREGKIRLLPRLGPKVEQNILEAIKEYREKQNVPERIPLGVALPLTEEIVNYLSQYPFIENIVPAGSLRRRKETIGDIDILITTSDMDKVNQVLKNLPILRNILAAGTTKTSIIVEPGIQVDFRVVDKSSFGAALQYFTGSKQHNIKLRELAIKKGLKINEYGVFRISDNRKIGGEKEEEVYEILGLQYIPPELREDQGEIEAAMEGKLPELIEEKDILGDMHVHTDWSDGANTLEEMVETAYRLGYKYVVISDHSQALGVAGGLTPEQIEKQRLRIQELNKKYRDFKILHSIEANILSDGAIDLPEEVLKKFDLVIAGLHSGFKQPKEKITERLISAIKNPWVDIISHPTGRLINKRPAYEVDLPAILYWAKETGTVLEINAQPDRLDLCDIDAKIAREKYGIYLSIGTDSHDIRSYSLIKYGIAVARRAWLKKEDVINTYPWEEAKTKLKRYKNQK, from the coding sequence ATGAAAAATAAGGAAGTTGCTCAAATTTTAGATGAAATAGCAACTCTCCTTGAAATAAAAGGAGAGAATAAATATAAAATTGCAGCCTATCAGGAGGCTGCAAGAAGAATAGAAAATCTTCCCGAAGATATAGAAAAATTATTTAAACAAGGCAAGTTATATCAAATCAAAGGCATTGGAGAAAGCATTGGACAAAAAATCAAGGAATATCTTACTACAGGTAAAGTAACATATTTAGAAGAATTAAGAAGAGAAATTCCACCAGAAATTCTTGAACTTCTAAAAATACCTGGCATTGGTCCTAAACTTGCTTATAGATTATATACTGAGCTTGGAATAAAAGACATTGATTCTCTGGAAAAAGCAGCAAGAGAAGGGAAAATAAGATTATTACCTAGGTTAGGACCTAAAGTTGAGCAAAACATCTTAGAAGCTATAAAAGAATATAGAGAAAAACAAAATGTGCCTGAAAGAATACCTTTAGGAGTAGCTCTACCACTTACTGAAGAAATTGTAAATTATTTATCCCAATATCCCTTCATAGAAAATATAGTCCCTGCTGGAAGTTTAAGAAGAAGAAAAGAAACCATAGGTGATATAGATATATTGATCACAACCTCAGACATGGATAAAGTAAATCAGGTTTTAAAGAATCTTCCAATTCTAAGAAATATCCTTGCTGCAGGAACCACTAAAACTAGTATCATTGTCGAACCAGGAATTCAAGTTGATTTTAGAGTGGTAGACAAAAGTTCTTTTGGAGCCGCATTGCAATATTTTACAGGCTCAAAACAGCACAATATAAAATTAAGAGAATTAGCTATAAAGAAAGGATTAAAGATAAACGAATATGGAGTTTTTAGAATAAGTGACAACAGAAAAATAGGAGGAGAAAAAGAAGAAGAGGTATATGAGATCCTTGGTCTTCAATATATACCTCCAGAATTAAGAGAAGATCAAGGTGAGATCGAAGCTGCGATGGAAGGAAAACTGCCAGAACTCATAGAAGAAAAAGACATCTTAGGAGATATGCATGTACATACTGATTGGAGTGATGGAGCTAATACCCTTGAAGAAATGGTGGAAACTGCCTATAGACTTGGATATAAATATGTGGTAATTTCAGATCATAGCCAAGCTTTAGGAGTTGCAGGAGGCTTAACTCCTGAACAGATTGAAAAACAAAGACTAAGAATTCAAGAATTGAATAAAAAATATAGAGATTTCAAAATTCTCCATAGTATTGAGGCAAATATATTAAGTGATGGTGCTATTGATCTTCCCGAAGAAGTACTAAAAAAATTTGATCTTGTTATTGCAGGACTCCATTCAGGCTTTAAACAACCCAAAGAAAAGATTACAGAAAGACTTATTTCTGCTATTAAAAATCCATGGGTTGATATTATAAGCCACCCTACAGGAAGATTGATAAATAAAAGACCTGCTTATGAAGTAGACTTGCCAGCTATTCTCTACTGGGCAAAAGAAACAGGAACAGTTTTAGAAATAAATGCCCAACCTGATAGACTTGATCTTTGTGACATAGATGCCAAAATAGCAAGAGAAAAATACGGAATATATCTTTCAATTGGCACTGACAGCCATGATATTAGAAGTTATTCACTAATAAAATATGGAATAGCTGTGGCAAGAAGAGCCTGGCTCAAAAAAGAAGATGTTATAAATACCTATCCCTGGGAAGAGGCAAAAACTAAACTAAAGAGATATAAAAACCAGAAATGA
- a CDS encoding tRNA (adenine-N1)-methyltransferase — translation MKIRRKGKISEGEWIILLDNKKRYLIQVEREKVFHFHKGYIKHEDIIGIEEGSIVKSSQGANLLVLRPTYSDFILEMPRGAQIIYPKDIATILVFADIYPGARVLEAGIGSGALTIALLQAVGETGTVISYEIREDFAKRALANIENFLGRRENHILRLKDIYEEIEDENIDRIILDLPEPWRAIDKVLKALRPGGIFLAYTPTIIQAQKTVEALKTTKSFVLIETIETLLRPWQIEGLSVRPFHRMVAHTAFLTIARKIITQEESISPMVLPSEEIEENYEIE, via the coding sequence ATGAAAATACGGAGAAAAGGAAAAATCTCAGAAGGCGAATGGATTATCCTCTTAGATAACAAAAAAAGATACCTAATACAAGTTGAGAGAGAAAAAGTATTTCATTTTCACAAAGGATATATAAAACATGAGGATATCATAGGAATAGAAGAGGGAAGCATTGTAAAATCCTCTCAAGGGGCAAACCTTCTTGTACTAAGACCTACTTACTCAGATTTTATTCTTGAGATGCCTCGTGGTGCTCAAATAATTTATCCTAAAGACATAGCAACCATATTAGTCTTTGCAGATATCTATCCTGGAGCAAGAGTTCTTGAGGCAGGAATCGGATCAGGAGCTCTAACTATTGCTCTTCTCCAAGCTGTAGGTGAAACAGGTACGGTAATATCTTACGAGATAAGAGAAGATTTTGCTAAGAGAGCCTTAGCTAATATAGAAAATTTTTTAGGAAGAAGAGAAAACCATATATTAAGATTGAAAGACATTTATGAGGAAATTGAAGACGAAAATATAGACAGGATAATTTTGGACTTACCAGAACCATGGAGAGCTATTGATAAAGTCTTAAAGGCTTTAAGACCAGGAGGAATATTCTTAGCCTATACCCCTACCATAATTCAAGCTCAAAAAACCGTTGAAGCTCTAAAGACCACAAAATCTTTTGTATTAATAGAAACCATTGAAACTCTCCTTAGGCCATGGCAAATTGAGGGTTTATCTGTAAGGCCTTTTCACAGAATGGTAGCTCATACTGCATTTTTGACAATAGCAAGAAAAATAATTACACAAGAAGAGAGTATATCTCCGATGGTTTTGCCTTCTGAAGAAATAGAAGAAAATTATGAGATTGAGTAA
- the recJ gene encoding single-stranded-DNA-specific exonuclease RecJ, which translates to MRRWILLFEENKGQEEVFAKEIGVSPLLARLLLNRGIKDSLQAKRFLNPKIEDLYDPFLYFPDLEKAMNFLVKLRDSKRKVLIFGDYDVDGITATTIMYRVLSNWGWDVSFYIPHRLEEGYGLKEKSIKKALSQNEFVSLLITVDCGIKSRKEIEYLRKNGVEVIVTDHHIPEEGNIPEALLVFNPYLNNYPYPYMAGVGVAFKFLKALGDFIGKDIYEEKGILELVTLGTLGDLMELKDENRILVKFGLEKFLNPDLVGIKTLIRKVGLDKNTIINTKDVIFNITPRINSIGRFKEVEEAIRLLLTDNVEEAEILCEKLDEFNRKRREEVERVYEIAKEMLREEEIENNKAVFLYNPLWGRDVGGVMGIVASMLVEEYNVPFFLGRKEGDFVVFSGRGVEDVNLFDFISNLSSYLVNFGGHRGAVGFSLFEKDYEIFKINAIKLANELWKDVDFTPKVKIDAEISLDKIKSENIGKFLSELDLLPPFGPGNEEPRFKISSTVIAYFEKMGNGGRYKIKIGDISGKVLSTPIFSIGIEEDAFKESPQTLDIILRIEKEGYQGREYFNFYLEEWREAEKAIKETKREKTKAILYFLENESEKDFLIDEVKKRGKEYIIVSPGWNRFYWNEETISPWELKTKPLEKDKIVIWDDAEWFLDEKFSTEFLKLVKTINNPTIFLSNLKKEDRRLSLSDLLGIKNLRIPKRSFNPAFVDARFSKSREKDLQFFEGKDVYFYPDKMPLRVYKYLIFLKPPLMEVEFLKWSKFGQNIILLFGKEDFVYSYKKVQEIAMDLLKEERNFFITQSHNFLLFLQKAKPSEIYSLLV; encoded by the coding sequence ATGAGAAGGTGGATTCTCCTTTTTGAGGAAAACAAAGGGCAAGAGGAGGTTTTTGCAAAAGAAATTGGAGTATCACCTCTTCTTGCCCGTCTCCTTTTGAATAGGGGAATAAAAGATTCTTTACAGGCAAAGAGATTCTTAAATCCTAAGATAGAGGACTTATATGACCCATTTTTATACTTTCCTGATTTAGAAAAAGCAATGAATTTTCTTGTCAAGCTTAGAGATTCAAAAAGAAAAGTACTTATATTTGGAGATTACGATGTAGATGGTATAACGGCTACAACTATAATGTATAGAGTTTTATCTAATTGGGGATGGGATGTAAGTTTTTATATACCTCACAGGTTGGAAGAGGGTTATGGATTAAAGGAGAAAAGTATTAAGAAAGCTCTTTCTCAAAATGAGTTTGTAAGTCTTTTAATTACTGTGGATTGTGGAATTAAAAGCAGAAAAGAGATTGAATATTTAAGGAAAAATGGTGTAGAGGTTATTGTGACGGATCACCATATACCTGAGGAAGGAAACATCCCAGAAGCCCTACTTGTATTTAATCCTTATTTAAATAATTACCCTTATCCATATATGGCAGGTGTTGGGGTTGCCTTTAAATTCTTAAAAGCTTTAGGAGATTTTATAGGTAAAGATATTTATGAAGAAAAGGGTATATTGGAGTTGGTAACCTTAGGAACCTTAGGAGATTTAATGGAACTTAAAGATGAAAATAGAATCTTAGTTAAATTTGGTCTTGAAAAATTCTTAAATCCCGACTTAGTAGGGATCAAAACTCTCATCAGAAAGGTAGGGCTTGATAAAAATACTATTATAAATACAAAGGATGTCATCTTTAATATAACGCCGAGAATAAATTCCATAGGTAGGTTTAAAGAGGTAGAAGAAGCAATTAGACTGCTCCTTACAGATAATGTAGAAGAGGCAGAAATACTTTGTGAAAAGCTTGATGAATTTAACAGGAAGAGGAGAGAAGAGGTAGAGAGGGTTTATGAAATAGCAAAGGAAATGTTGAGAGAGGAAGAGATAGAGAATAATAAGGCAGTATTTTTATATAATCCTTTGTGGGGAAGGGATGTGGGAGGGGTAATGGGAATTGTTGCTTCTATGCTTGTGGAGGAATATAACGTACCCTTCTTTCTGGGTAGGAAGGAAGGAGATTTTGTCGTTTTTTCTGGAAGAGGAGTAGAAGATGTAAATTTATTTGACTTTATATCTAATTTGTCAAGCTACTTGGTAAATTTTGGTGGACACAGAGGCGCAGTTGGTTTTTCCCTATTCGAAAAAGATTATGAAATTTTTAAGATTAATGCAATAAAGCTTGCAAATGAACTTTGGAAAGACGTGGATTTTACTCCAAAAGTTAAAATAGATGCTGAGATATCTTTGGATAAGATTAAAAGTGAGAATATTGGTAAATTTCTCTCTGAACTTGATTTACTTCCTCCCTTTGGACCGGGCAATGAGGAGCCAAGGTTTAAGATAAGTTCAACAGTTATTGCTTATTTTGAAAAAATGGGTAATGGGGGAAGATATAAGATTAAAATTGGGGATATCTCTGGGAAAGTTTTATCAACTCCTATTTTCTCTATTGGTATTGAGGAAGATGCTTTTAAGGAATCTCCTCAAACGTTAGATATTATTTTGAGAATAGAGAAGGAAGGATATCAGGGAAGAGAGTATTTTAACTTCTACTTAGAAGAGTGGAGAGAGGCTGAAAAAGCAATAAAGGAAACTAAAAGAGAAAAAACAAAGGCAATTCTCTATTTCCTCGAAAATGAATCCGAAAAGGACTTTCTTATAGATGAAGTTAAAAAGAGAGGCAAAGAGTATATTATTGTCTCTCCTGGGTGGAATAGATTTTATTGGAACGAAGAGACTATATCTCCTTGGGAGCTTAAAACAAAGCCTCTGGAAAAAGATAAGATTGTTATATGGGATGATGCAGAATGGTTTTTAGATGAGAAATTTTCCACAGAGTTTTTAAAATTAGTAAAGACTATAAATAATCCTACTATTTTCCTCTCTAACCTTAAAAAGGAGGATAGAAGACTAAGTTTGTCAGATTTGCTTGGTATTAAAAATTTAAGAATTCCTAAAAGATCTTTTAATCCTGCTTTTGTTGATGCACGCTTTTCTAAGAGTAGGGAAAAAGATCTACAGTTTTTTGAAGGAAAAGATGTATATTTTTATCCCGATAAGATGCCATTAAGAGTATATAAGTATTTAATCTTTCTTAAGCCACCGTTAATGGAAGTTGAATTTTTAAAGTGGTCAAAGTTTGGACAAAATATAATTCTTTTATTTGGAAAAGAAGATTTTGTGTATAGTTACAAAAAAGTTCAAGAGATTGCAATGGATCTTTTAAAAGAAGAGAGGAATTTCTTTATTACTCAATCTCATAATTTTCTTCTATTTCTTCAGAAGGCAAAACCATCGGAGATATACTCTCTTCTTGTGTAA